One bacterium genomic window carries:
- a CDS encoding LD-carboxypeptidase — MLRPLPSKGTIGICAPAGPVNTDRLQVAVRHLISLGYGIKLTDNVGGKQGFLSAADSIRCSELESLFADEEVDLVWCARGGVGTSRLLPMIDYRILEMSRKPFAGFSDLTALQWAMWSERKVVSFSGPLAVEFESGLSEESRDFALNLLSGASYKNWLASFPQVEPQVLRTGAREIIAPMLPGNLTMISSLLGTRWMPDLRGVILVIEDVSEPPYRVDRLIFHLRNAGVLQNLAALVVGDFGWSGDEAEGNYELLRQSVLAGTIGTSYPILTNFPYGHGAVRMTLPVGTPMRLTIQSDTIGLSYGSSPFELIA; from the coding sequence GTGCTAAGACCGCTTCCTTCTAAAGGTACAATTGGAATTTGCGCGCCCGCGGGTCCGGTCAATACCGACCGACTGCAAGTTGCAGTTAGACATCTGATTTCTCTTGGATACGGTATTAAGTTGACAGACAACGTCGGCGGCAAACAAGGCTTCCTGTCGGCCGCTGACTCTATCCGCTGCAGCGAATTAGAATCACTTTTCGCTGACGAAGAAGTGGACTTGGTCTGGTGTGCGAGAGGCGGAGTCGGGACATCTCGGCTGCTGCCGATGATCGACTATCGCATACTTGAAATGTCTCGGAAACCTTTCGCCGGTTTCTCTGATTTGACAGCTTTGCAGTGGGCGATGTGGAGCGAAAGGAAAGTAGTTTCTTTCTCCGGTCCGCTTGCTGTGGAGTTTGAAAGTGGATTGAGCGAGGAGTCGCGAGATTTCGCTCTCAATTTACTGTCCGGTGCGTCCTATAAAAACTGGCTCGCAAGTTTTCCGCAAGTGGAACCGCAAGTGTTGAGGACCGGAGCTCGCGAGATTATTGCTCCGATGCTTCCCGGTAATTTGACAATGATTTCAAGTCTGCTCGGAACGCGATGGATGCCGGACCTTCGAGGCGTGATTCTCGTCATCGAAGATGTATCCGAGCCTCCCTATCGAGTCGATCGCTTGATCTTTCATCTGAGGAACGCAGGCGTTTTGCAGAACCTCGCCGCACTTGTTGTCGGAGATTTCGGCTGGAGTGGGGACGAAGCTGAGGGGAACTATGAACTGCTCAGGCAAAGTGTGCTCGCCGGTACAATTGGGACAAGCTACCCGATTCTCACGAATTTTCCCTATGGTCATGGTGCGGTCAGAATGACTTTGCCCGTCGGCACGCCGATGCGCTTGACAATTCAAAGCGACACGATTGGGCTTAGTTATGGAAGTTCACCATTTGAATTAATAGCCTGA
- a CDS encoding phosphoribosylglycinamide formyltransferase, which translates to MRIAFFASGNGSTFQSLVECIRAEKIAAEPALLICTKDNAYVLERALSLGIPCEIIARRNYHDGAAHAAAMLETLEKFNCDWIFLCGYMELVPPQVVSAFRNKIVNIHPALLPAFGGKGMYGARVHEAVLNYGAKVTGATVHFVDEEYDHGPVIAQQVVMVRPDDTVERLGERVQNAEKNLYRGALKVLASGKYEINGRIVKFIP; encoded by the coding sequence ATGCGTATTGCGTTTTTCGCCTCCGGAAACGGGTCAACCTTTCAATCACTCGTGGAGTGTATTCGCGCTGAGAAAATCGCTGCGGAGCCTGCGCTTCTAATCTGCACGAAGGATAATGCGTATGTGTTAGAACGTGCTTTGAGTCTGGGAATTCCTTGCGAAATAATAGCCCGCCGCAACTATCATGATGGTGCGGCGCATGCGGCTGCAATGTTGGAGACTTTGGAAAAGTTCAATTGCGATTGGATATTCCTGTGCGGATACATGGAGCTGGTCCCGCCGCAAGTGGTTTCGGCATTCCGCAACAAAATTGTGAATATTCATCCGGCACTTCTGCCGGCGTTCGGTGGAAAAGGGATGTACGGTGCACGCGTGCATGAGGCGGTGCTAAATTATGGCGCAAAAGTCACCGGAGCCACAGTCCACTTCGTTGACGAAGAATATGATCATGGCCCGGTTATCGCGCAACAAGTAGTCATGGTTCGCCCCGATGACACTGTGGAACGCCTCGGTGAAAGAGTTCAGAATGCCGAGAAAAACCTCTACAGAGGAGCGTTGAAAGTTCTTGCAAGCGGTAAGTATGAAATAAACGGCCGCATAGTCAAATTTATACCCTGA